From the genome of Tepidamorphus gemmatus, one region includes:
- a CDS encoding segregation and condensation protein A — protein sequence MVATEDWIEASTPRPDRDDAFLVDVEGFEGPLDLLLALARTQKVDLSRISILALAEQYMEFVNAARRLRLELAADYLVMAAWLAYLKSRLLLPRQPDDEPSGEEMAASLAFRLKRLEAMREAVAKLVNRNRLGRDVFPRGMPEGVGIDRRSIYVASLYDLLKAYGDQRSQHAVRRVVLEPRSVLSLKEAREMLERLVGTIGAWMPLDQLIGEVIEDPQMRRSAIASTFSASLELCREGVLELRQDETYGPLYLRGRGRLQ from the coding sequence ATGGTCGCGACCGAGGACTGGATCGAGGCCTCGACACCGCGCCCCGACCGCGACGATGCGTTCCTCGTGGATGTCGAGGGCTTCGAGGGGCCGCTCGATCTGCTGCTGGCACTGGCGCGCACGCAGAAGGTGGACCTGTCACGGATCTCGATCCTGGCGCTGGCGGAGCAGTATATGGAATTCGTCAATGCTGCGCGGCGGCTGCGCCTCGAGCTTGCGGCCGACTATCTGGTGATGGCCGCCTGGCTTGCCTATCTGAAGTCGCGCCTACTGCTGCCGCGCCAGCCGGATGATGAGCCGAGCGGCGAGGAGATGGCGGCTTCGCTGGCGTTCCGGCTGAAGCGGCTGGAAGCCATGCGCGAGGCGGTGGCAAAGCTCGTCAACCGCAACAGGCTCGGTCGCGACGTGTTTCCTCGCGGCATGCCGGAGGGCGTCGGCATCGACCGGCGCAGCATCTATGTCGCAAGCCTCTACGACCTCCTTAAGGCCTATGGCGATCAGCGCAGCCAGCATGCCGTCCGGCGCGTTGTGCTCGAGCCGCGCAGCGTTCTGTCTCTTAAGGAGGCACGCGAGATGCTGGAACGTCTCGTCGGCACGATCGGTGCCTGGATGCCGCTGGACCAGCTCATCGGCGAAGTCATCGAGGATCCGCAGATGCGACGCAGCGCGATTGCCAGCACGTTTTCGGCAAGCCTCGAACTGTGCCGCGAAGGCGTGCTGGAGCTGCGGCAGGACGAAACGTACGGACCTCTCTACCTGCGCGGGCGAGGACGTCTGCAATGA
- the nagZ gene encoding beta-N-acetylhexosaminidase, with protein MAPKAFICGCSGLELTEPERAFLRAEQPWGLILFARNCGEPDQIRRLVASFRSIVGRADAPVLIDQEGGRIQRLKPPRWTAYPAAAAISELAAADPQAGRRMAWLCGRLIGEDLFELGITVDCAPVLDLRVAGAHDIVGDRSYGASADDIVPLAESVVDGLSAAGVAPVVKHIPGHGRALADSHLELPVVDASADTLAADFEPFRRMNQLPMAMTAHVVYSAFDPQEPATLSRRVIEEVIRGAIGFDGLVMTDDLSMRALSGGVGENAARALAAGCDIALHCNGDLGEMAEVAAACPPLAGKAAERAAAATAWAARKAADLAAARRELSALSARPEEV; from the coding sequence GTGGCGCCGAAAGCCTTCATATGCGGATGCTCCGGCCTCGAGCTCACCGAGCCCGAGCGGGCGTTTCTGCGCGCCGAGCAGCCCTGGGGACTGATCCTGTTCGCGCGCAACTGCGGCGAGCCCGATCAAATCCGCCGCCTCGTCGCGTCATTCCGTTCGATCGTCGGCAGGGCCGATGCGCCGGTGCTCATCGACCAGGAAGGCGGCCGCATCCAGCGTCTGAAACCGCCACGCTGGACAGCTTATCCGGCAGCCGCAGCGATCTCCGAACTGGCCGCGGCCGATCCTCAGGCCGGGCGCCGGATGGCATGGCTGTGCGGACGTCTGATCGGCGAGGATCTGTTCGAGCTCGGCATCACCGTCGACTGCGCACCGGTCCTGGATCTGCGGGTCGCCGGCGCACACGACATCGTCGGCGACCGGTCCTATGGCGCGAGCGCCGACGACATCGTGCCGCTCGCCGAATCGGTGGTCGACGGATTGTCGGCGGCTGGCGTCGCGCCGGTCGTCAAGCATATTCCAGGGCACGGGCGGGCACTGGCCGACAGCCATCTGGAGCTGCCGGTCGTCGATGCGTCTGCCGATACGCTGGCCGCCGATTTCGAGCCGTTCCGTCGGATGAACCAGCTGCCGATGGCGATGACGGCGCATGTTGTCTACAGCGCCTTCGATCCGCAGGAACCGGCAACTTTGTCGCGCCGGGTGATCGAGGAGGTGATTCGCGGGGCGATCGGATTCGACGGGCTGGTGATGACGGACGATCTGTCGATGCGGGCGCTGAGCGGCGGTGTCGGCGAGAACGCAGCGCGCGCTTTGGCGGCTGGCTGCGACATCGCGCTGCACTGCAACGGCGATCTCGGCGAGATGGCGGAGGTGGCCGCTGCCTGTCCGCCGCTGGCTGGCAAGGCGGCCGAGCGCGCCGCGGCGGCGACGGCCTGGGCGGCGCGCAAGGCGGCAGACCTCGCTGCCGCGCGGCGGGAACTGTCGGCGTTGAGTGCACGGCCCGAGGAGGTCTGA
- a CDS encoding SPOR domain-containing protein — translation MSDTRYHGRNAQWDTTAEAGTPGRRTDAVQSDDPLAELARLIDEDPFADFNRQRREPEVSGDPSHYGAPSAHGYDSLASQPTHHTRQGYTPHADEPAGPFDGHDHDATDIGRLYAELAAASERVEPRLEAPRYTSFPGPRSTPVPEPEAYGDEPFEPHQGDAGGLYGDHGYADEGHLADSWVEDPRYANMPGDPAYDPLYAETDPAFDQTGHFAPYEGEPVQEPKSNRRRAMMIAGGMVGLVVVGGAAVVGYGFLSGGDTDAPPPVIRAERAPVKIQPPSSGESDAAAAQSPGKLVYDRVGADSGSEERLVSREEAVADVGDRQVRRIDTNQDDGLRGATGEATSDDLPRRVRTVVVRPDGTIVGEVAPPQPAVPLQPAPLPGSDTPASPAETAQEAPTEDAAAATSSVEVPLPVPRPAELPRSAEAPRQPAAVASAPVATAPVAAPRPAGSGFVPPSAPQAGQPIPLQPSAVAALPAASSPPPAGAPAPAASAPSAAPAPTTGSFPPGSYVVQVAASRNEQDARSTAASISQRYAAALGSYTPVVERADLGDRGIYYRVGLGPMSSQSDAGALCARLKSSGLDCFVRRN, via the coding sequence ATGTCGGATACGCGATACCACGGGCGCAACGCGCAGTGGGATACGACCGCGGAGGCAGGGACACCTGGCCGCCGAACGGATGCCGTACAGTCCGATGATCCGCTGGCCGAGCTGGCGCGGCTGATCGACGAGGATCCGTTTGCCGACTTCAACCGCCAGCGCAGGGAGCCCGAGGTGTCGGGCGATCCTAGTCACTATGGCGCGCCCTCCGCACACGGGTATGACAGCCTGGCGTCCCAGCCTACCCATCACACCCGTCAGGGCTATACGCCTCATGCCGACGAGCCGGCAGGTCCGTTCGACGGCCATGACCATGACGCGACGGATATCGGCAGGCTGTATGCCGAACTTGCGGCTGCGAGCGAACGGGTCGAGCCGCGCTTAGAGGCCCCGCGCTACACGTCGTTTCCCGGCCCCCGTTCGACCCCGGTGCCGGAACCGGAGGCTTATGGCGACGAGCCGTTCGAACCGCATCAAGGGGATGCCGGCGGTCTCTATGGCGACCACGGCTATGCCGACGAGGGACATCTCGCCGACAGCTGGGTAGAGGACCCCCGCTATGCGAACATGCCCGGAGATCCGGCCTATGATCCGCTGTACGCCGAGACCGATCCGGCATTTGACCAGACGGGACATTTCGCCCCTTACGAGGGCGAACCGGTCCAGGAGCCGAAATCGAATCGCCGCCGCGCCATGATGATTGCCGGCGGCATGGTCGGCCTGGTTGTGGTCGGCGGCGCCGCTGTCGTCGGCTACGGATTCCTGTCCGGCGGCGACACCGATGCTCCGCCGCCGGTAATCCGTGCCGAACGCGCGCCGGTGAAGATCCAGCCGCCGAGCAGCGGCGAGAGCGATGCGGCAGCGGCACAGTCGCCCGGCAAGCTGGTCTATGATCGCGTTGGCGCGGATAGCGGCAGCGAGGAACGGCTTGTCTCGCGCGAAGAAGCAGTGGCCGATGTCGGCGACCGTCAGGTTCGCAGGATCGACACGAACCAGGACGACGGCCTGCGCGGCGCCACGGGCGAGGCGACGTCGGACGATCTGCCGCGCCGGGTCCGCACGGTGGTGGTGAGGCCTGACGGCACGATCGTCGGCGAGGTTGCTCCGCCACAGCCGGCCGTGCCCCTGCAGCCCGCACCGCTGCCGGGCAGCGATACCCCTGCCAGTCCCGCCGAAACCGCCCAGGAAGCGCCGACCGAGGACGCAGCGGCCGCGACCAGCAGCGTCGAGGTTCCGCTGCCGGTACCAAGGCCGGCCGAACTGCCGAGGTCTGCGGAGGCGCCGCGGCAGCCCGCGGCCGTTGCATCCGCCCCGGTCGCAACGGCGCCGGTCGCCGCCCCGCGGCCGGCGGGAAGTGGCTTCGTGCCGCCAAGCGCGCCGCAGGCGGGACAGCCGATCCCGCTGCAGCCGAGCGCCGTCGCCGCGTTGCCCGCCGCGTCGTCGCCGCCGCCTGCGGGCGCGCCAGCGCCTGCCGCGTCCGCGCCCTCTGCCGCGCCAGCCCCCACCACCGGCAGCTTCCCGCCCGGATCCTACGTCGTTCAGGTGGCTGCCAGCCGGAACGAACAGGACGCACGCAGCACGGCGGCCTCGATCAGCCAGCGCTACGCGGCGGCACTCGGCAGCTATACGCCGGTGGTCGAACGGGCCGATCTCGGCGATCGAGGCATCTACTACCGCGTCGGACTTGGTCCCATGTCGTCGCAGAGCGACGCCGGCGCACTGTGTGCCCGGCTCAAGTCCTCGGGACTCGACTGCTTCGTTCGCAGGAACTGA
- the argS gene encoding arginine--tRNA ligase, with product MDVFRDFTARITGAVEAMSAAGELPPGLDAARIAVEPPRESSHGDLATNAAMVLARDAGMKPRDIAERLASRLRAEPGVASVDVAGPGFVNLTLTPEYWHEVLDALIRAGAGFGRSRIGGGERVNVEYVSANPTGPMHVGHCRGAVFGDALASLLEFAGYEVTREYYVNDAGAQVDVLARSAYLRYREALGEEIGDIPEGLYPGDYLKPVGAALAQRYGESLLARPESEWLPTVRQFAIDAMMALIRDDLAALDIHHDVFFSERSLIGPDGGRVAATIDELRARGLVYEGRLPPPKGQLPDDWEDREQTLFRATAFGDDVDRPLMKSDGSYTYFASDIAYHRDKFERGFRTMIDVWGADHGGYVKRMKAAVKAVSGGEAELDIKLCQLVRLLRGGEPVKMSKRAGEFVTLRDVVDEVGRDVVRFIMLMRKNDATLDFDFDKVTEQSKDNPVFYVQYAHARAHSVFRQAAEAFPDISYPMPAPGAAALAILADPAEMSLLKLLAAFPRTIETAAAAHEPHRLAFYLHEVASDFHGLWNRGKDLPQLRFINLGDRVSTIARLTLVQAVASVLSAGLRVLGVEPLEEMR from the coding sequence ATGGATGTCTTCCGCGATTTCACGGCCCGCATCACCGGCGCCGTCGAGGCGATGTCGGCGGCGGGCGAACTGCCGCCGGGGCTGGATGCCGCACGCATCGCCGTCGAGCCACCGCGCGAGAGCAGTCACGGCGACCTCGCGACCAATGCGGCGATGGTGCTTGCCCGCGATGCCGGCATGAAGCCCCGCGACATCGCCGAGAGGCTGGCCTCCCGGCTGCGGGCCGAACCCGGCGTTGCATCCGTCGATGTGGCAGGGCCCGGCTTCGTCAACCTGACGCTGACGCCCGAATACTGGCACGAGGTACTCGATGCGTTGATCCGCGCCGGCGCCGGTTTTGGCCGCAGCCGGATCGGCGGCGGCGAGCGCGTCAATGTCGAGTACGTCTCGGCCAATCCGACCGGGCCGATGCATGTCGGCCATTGCCGCGGCGCGGTATTCGGTGACGCCCTGGCCAGTCTTCTGGAGTTCGCCGGATATGAGGTCACGCGCGAGTACTACGTCAATGACGCAGGCGCTCAGGTGGATGTGCTGGCGCGCTCTGCCTATCTGCGCTACCGCGAGGCGCTCGGCGAGGAGATTGGCGACATTCCCGAGGGGCTCTATCCGGGCGATTACCTGAAGCCGGTCGGCGCGGCGCTGGCTCAGCGTTACGGAGAGAGCCTGCTGGCCCGGCCGGAGAGCGAGTGGCTGCCGACGGTCCGTCAGTTCGCGATCGACGCTATGATGGCGTTGATCCGCGACGACCTCGCTGCACTCGACATCCATCACGATGTGTTCTTCTCCGAACGCTCGCTGATCGGCCCGGATGGCGGCCGCGTGGCGGCGACGATCGACGAGCTGCGGGCACGCGGTCTCGTTTACGAGGGCAGGCTGCCGCCGCCCAAGGGGCAGCTCCCGGACGACTGGGAGGATCGCGAGCAGACGCTGTTCCGCGCCACCGCGTTCGGCGACGACGTCGATCGTCCGCTGATGAAGTCCGACGGCAGTTATACCTACTTCGCCTCCGACATCGCCTATCACCGCGACAAGTTCGAGCGCGGCTTCCGCACGATGATCGACGTGTGGGGCGCCGACCATGGCGGCTACGTGAAGCGGATGAAGGCAGCGGTGAAGGCGGTGAGCGGCGGGGAGGCCGAGCTCGATATCAAGCTATGCCAGCTCGTGCGGCTGCTGCGTGGTGGCGAGCCGGTAAAGATGTCGAAACGGGCCGGCGAATTCGTGACGCTGCGCGACGTCGTCGACGAGGTCGGACGCGACGTGGTGCGCTTCATCATGCTGATGCGCAAGAACGACGCGACGCTCGACTTCGACTTCGACAAGGTGACCGAACAGTCGAAGGACAATCCGGTCTTCTACGTCCAGTACGCGCATGCGCGCGCCCATTCGGTGTTCCGCCAGGCGGCGGAAGCCTTTCCCGACATCTCCTACCCGATGCCGGCCCCCGGCGCGGCGGCCCTGGCAATCCTCGCCGATCCCGCCGAGATGTCGCTGCTCAAGCTGCTTGCGGCGTTTCCGCGCACGATCGAAACGGCGGCAGCCGCGCATGAACCGCACCGCCTCGCCTTCTATCTTCACGAGGTCGCGAGCGATTTCCACGGACTATGGAATCGCGGCAAGGACTTGCCACAATTACGCTTTATTAACCTCGGAGACCGAGTTTCGACGATAGCTCGGTTAACATTGGTTCAGGCTGTTGCGTCGGTATTGTCGGCCGGACTGAGAGTGCTCGGAGTGGAGCCCCTCGAAGAAATGCGTTGA